One stretch of Rhizophagus irregularis chromosome 6, complete sequence DNA includes these proteins:
- a CDS encoding uncharacterized protein (SECRETED:cutsite_SHT-AF; SECRETED:prob_0.3617); SECRETED:SignalP(1-20): MTATLSVIALVVCLRESSHTAFGDAIYHEKVSNENPVFGFKQFSNALHDYNEAFKEGDLVHFGGKFTIDDNKLMLLVEAACVLEPQLGRNGERLKWEPEKIPSTKPFVHITTSACEPLSTSNNMNFVKTKSLIYSPFHSAARYINFEIGYSSESKWLEYLSDKWSKFANFFVAGFLEAIYTDGSTTYVQIDAKLIDYDVRFRTSTSSNNYQPSPQRSTTNAFAQRRNKSTPNSPVKTHITPKSDSNTTEIENAYEEESDNDSDKEDTVGTNQSPIDLVMIDDNTPINANKTKKRQLSDLCDGEIDQPIKPKRSYNKKGGRGGRGKK, encoded by the exons atgaccgCTACTCTGTCAGTTATCGCACTTGTAGTATGTTTAAGAGAATCCTCTCACACAGCATTTGGGGACGCTATCTATCATGAGAAAGTTTCCAATGAAAATCCTGTTTTTGGATTCAAACAGTTTTCAAACGCGCTGCACGATTATAATGAGGCGTTTAAAGAAGGGGACTTAGTCCATTTTGGTGGAAAGTTCACTATTGATGACAATAAATTAATG CTCTTAGTTGAAGCGGCATGTGTGCTAGAACCTCAATTAGGACGTAATGGAGAACGTTTGAAATGGGAACCTGAAAAAATTCCATCAACAAAGCCGTTCGTTCATATCACTACTTCTGCTTGTGAACCATTGTCAACAtcaaataatatgaattttgtTAAAACCAAATCGTTGATTTATTCACCATTTCATTCTGCTGCACGTTACATTAATTTTGAGATTGGATATTCAAGTGAATCAAAATGGCTTGAATATCTTTCTGATAAATGGAGTAAATTTGCCAATTTTTTCGTCGCTGGATTTCTTGAGGCAATTTATACAGACGGATCAACAACATACGTACAGATAGATGCAAAGTTGATCGATTATGATGTTCGATTTCGTACTTCAACTTCAAGTAACAATTACCAACCCTCACCACAAAGATCAACCACCAACGCATTTGCTCAAAGGAGGAATAAATCAACTCCTAATTCACCAGTAAAAACACATATTACCCCAAAATCGGATTCAAATACCACAGAAATAGAAAATGCATATgaagaagaaagtgataaTGATTCAGACAAAGAAGATACAGTAGGAACAAATCAATCTCCTATAGACCTGGTTATGATAGATGATAATACGCCTATTAAtgctaataaaactaaaaaacgCCAATTATCTGATTTGTGTGATGGTGAAATTGATCAACCTATTAAACCGAAAagaagttataataaaaaaggagGTCGTGGAGGACGcggaaagaaataa